A DNA window from Verrucomicrobiota bacterium contains the following coding sequences:
- the bioB gene encoding biotin synthase BioB, translating into MHYAELKRFHDLPLFELLQKARRVHEAHWPENEVQLCTLLSIKTGGCSEDCSYCAQSSHYSTGVDRERLLCVDDVMERAEAAVANGSTRFCMGAAWKGVKAGTPRFDKVCEIVREVSKTGMEVCVTLGELDAEAAHQLREAGVTAYNHNIDTSPEHYPNVVTTHTFEDRLRTIGHAQEAGMSVCCGGILGLGENTEDRLKMIEVISEFSPQPESVPINKLMPMPGTPLAGGEPVTVFDLVRIIAVTRLAVPQAKVRLSAGRTALSEEGQTLCFFAGANSIFYGEKLLTAKNPQVEADQALIAKLGMAPQAPKPLAPAEAAEMLA; encoded by the coding sequence ATGCACTACGCCGAGCTCAAGCGCTTCCACGACCTGCCTCTCTTTGAACTCCTGCAAAAGGCCCGCCGCGTCCACGAAGCGCACTGGCCGGAAAACGAAGTCCAGCTCTGCACCCTCTTGAGTATCAAAACCGGAGGCTGTTCGGAAGACTGCTCCTATTGCGCGCAAAGTTCCCACTACTCCACGGGAGTCGATCGCGAGCGGCTCCTCTGCGTGGACGACGTCATGGAACGAGCGGAGGCCGCGGTGGCCAATGGCTCGACCCGCTTCTGCATGGGCGCGGCTTGGAAGGGGGTCAAAGCCGGCACCCCCCGCTTCGACAAAGTCTGCGAAATCGTGCGAGAAGTTTCCAAGACCGGGATGGAAGTCTGCGTGACCCTCGGGGAGCTGGATGCCGAAGCAGCCCACCAACTTCGGGAAGCCGGCGTCACGGCTTACAATCACAATATCGACACCTCGCCCGAGCACTACCCCAACGTCGTCACGACCCACACCTTCGAGGATCGACTCCGCACCATCGGCCACGCCCAAGAGGCCGGCATGAGCGTCTGCTGCGGGGGCATTCTCGGTCTGGGGGAGAACACCGAGGACCGCCTCAAAATGATCGAAGTCATCTCCGAGTTCTCCCCCCAGCCTGAAAGCGTGCCCATCAACAAGCTCATGCCCATGCCCGGCACCCCGCTGGCTGGGGGAGAGCCGGTCACAGTCTTTGACCTCGTCCGCATCATCGCCGTGACCCGCCTCGCCGTGCCCCAGGCCAAGGTCCGCCTCTCGGCCGGCCGGACCGCCTTGAGTGAAGAAGGCCAAACCCTCTGCTTCTTTGCCGGGGCCAATAGCATTTTCTACGGCGAGAAACTTTTGACGGCCAAGAACCCGCAGGTCGAGGCCGACCAAGCGCTCATCGCCAAGCTCGGCATGGCCCCCCAGGCACCCAAGCCGCTCGCCCCGGCCGAAGCCGCCGAGATGCTGGCCTGA
- the gltB gene encoding glutamate synthase large subunit, whose amino-acid sequence MYLHELEIPNQGSLHRLENEKDACGVGMVASIPGEKSFRVLETAIRSVCNVTHRGAVDADGKTGDGTGILSQIPFKIFGALAEERGAKGIEPANLGVGVFFLPTQPEQARQIMDLSEDLIRSRGVTVLGWRDVPVRSEALGEIARCSEPVIKQLLLQQQGEPDADKFERELYLCRKQITRLAKKNGISGFYIPSLSGRMISYKALAVATGLPAYYDDLKNKDFETAICLYHQRFSTNTFPTWALCHPFRMLSHNGEINTVRGNRNWITAREGDMQHEIWGEDIALIRDVIDHQESDSASLDAALELLVLSGRRVEHAMSMLIPPAWRANPFLSEPVKAFYQYHRSFSEPWDGPAAVCFTDGRTVAATLDRNGLRPARYKITQDGLFSLGSEVGVAELPDEIVVQKGRLAPGEMLSIDTTSGRFLGDQAIREELAAAQPYGEWIRQNRTELDQLTTPDPVEPTESIVGADLVKRQLAFDISQEEIKMAIQPMAVGGQEAVHSMGDDIPLSILSHKPRLLSTYFKQLFAQVTNPPIDPIRERLVMSLAAGLGPERNILKETPEHAKVLNIESPILFEHQIEAIQDLDEFPCQLLDLTWPVAEGAKGLEPALDALCQSAEEAVEDGKVILLLSDRGVSPERVALPALLAVGAVHHHLSRKRTRMRCSLVVETGEVRDPHQLAVTFGYGATAICPYLGYASIRDEIAKGTKDFQGVETLQALKNYRYGLEKGLLKIMSKIGIGVLNSYQGAQIFEAIGLGQGLVDRCFTGTHSKIDGIGFLDVGQEALQRHFSGYEGEEKALGDPGYNIYRRSGETHVVDPGVIKNFHTFVKSGKSEDYDDYVKEILKSRPVGLKDVMEWVPAASGPVPIDEVEPIEDIRSRFTTAAMSMGALSPEAHETLAIAMNRIGGKSDSGEGGEDPKRFTPWANGDWANSKIKQIASGRFGVSAEYLVNAEELEIKMAQGAKPGEGGQLPAHKVTGVIAKLRKTQPGVQLISPPPHHDIYSIEDLAQLIHDLKEVNPKARVCVKLVAETGVGTIAAGVAKANADIILVSGWEGGTGASPLSSIKHAGLPWELGVAETQQVLLLNGLRDRITLRTDGGLRTGQDIITAAILGAEEYNFGTIALIAMGCVYVRKCHLNVCPVGVATTSPKFRAKFKGTPEMVVNFFNGVAEECRQIMANLGVRRLNDLIGRPEFLRQREVLDHPKANTISLAPILKNVTAKQGERYCVEERNDGIHEPPLDDQILLDAREAIAQKTPVELSYPIRNTHRNIGTKLTGEIARRYGDHGLPEGTISLRLRGSAGQSFCTFLCGGIKIELSGEANDYVGKGMCGGEIIIKPSDQAHPDFVPHANSIVGNTVMYGATGGYLFANGRGGERFCVRNSGGTAVVEGIGDHGCEYMTNGLVVVLGGAGKNFGAGMSGGTAYIYDENDTFHRIYNDEMVEPVALEDPEDIAVVKQLITRHQELTGSPKAQRLLDNWETTLQTFLKVQPKGKKPAAKVEPVAAAVK is encoded by the coding sequence ATGTATTTGCACGAGCTTGAGATTCCCAACCAAGGCAGTCTTCATCGGCTGGAAAACGAGAAGGACGCTTGCGGCGTCGGGATGGTGGCTTCCATCCCGGGCGAGAAATCCTTCCGTGTTCTCGAGACCGCCATTCGCTCCGTCTGCAATGTGACCCACCGGGGGGCCGTGGATGCCGATGGCAAGACCGGCGATGGCACGGGCATTCTCTCCCAAATTCCCTTCAAAATTTTCGGCGCCCTGGCCGAAGAACGCGGAGCCAAGGGCATCGAACCCGCCAACCTCGGAGTGGGAGTCTTCTTCCTGCCGACCCAGCCCGAGCAGGCCCGCCAAATCATGGATCTGAGCGAAGACCTCATCCGGAGCCGGGGGGTGACGGTGCTGGGCTGGCGGGATGTGCCCGTTCGAAGCGAGGCCCTGGGCGAGATCGCGCGCTGTTCCGAGCCCGTCATCAAGCAGCTTCTTCTGCAACAGCAAGGCGAACCCGACGCGGACAAGTTCGAGCGCGAACTCTATCTCTGCCGCAAGCAAATCACTCGCCTGGCCAAGAAAAACGGCATCTCCGGCTTCTACATCCCCTCCCTCTCGGGCCGCATGATTTCCTACAAGGCCTTGGCCGTGGCCACCGGCCTCCCCGCCTACTATGACGATCTGAAAAACAAGGATTTTGAGACGGCCATCTGCCTTTACCACCAGCGCTTTTCGACCAACACCTTTCCCACTTGGGCGCTCTGCCACCCCTTCCGGATGCTCTCCCACAATGGAGAAATCAACACGGTGCGAGGCAATCGAAACTGGATCACCGCGCGTGAGGGGGACATGCAGCACGAAATCTGGGGCGAGGACATCGCCCTCATTCGTGATGTCATCGACCACCAAGAATCCGACTCCGCCAGCTTGGACGCCGCGCTCGAGTTGCTGGTGCTCTCGGGGCGTCGCGTCGAGCACGCCATGTCCATGCTGATCCCTCCGGCCTGGCGGGCCAATCCTTTCCTGAGCGAGCCCGTGAAAGCCTTCTACCAGTATCACCGCTCCTTCTCGGAGCCGTGGGATGGGCCGGCCGCCGTCTGTTTCACGGATGGAAGAACGGTCGCCGCCACGCTCGACCGCAATGGGCTGCGCCCAGCGCGTTACAAAATCACCCAGGATGGGCTCTTCAGTCTCGGCTCGGAGGTGGGCGTGGCCGAGTTGCCCGACGAAATCGTGGTGCAAAAAGGGCGCTTGGCCCCGGGCGAAATGCTCAGCATCGACACCACGAGCGGTCGCTTCCTTGGGGATCAAGCCATTCGCGAAGAGTTGGCGGCAGCCCAGCCCTACGGCGAGTGGATCCGGCAAAACCGGACCGAGCTGGACCAACTGACCACCCCCGACCCCGTCGAGCCCACCGAATCCATCGTGGGCGCGGACTTGGTCAAGCGGCAGCTGGCCTTCGACATCAGCCAAGAGGAAATCAAAATGGCCATCCAGCCCATGGCCGTGGGCGGTCAAGAGGCCGTCCACAGCATGGGCGATGACATCCCGCTCTCGATTCTCTCGCACAAGCCCCGGCTGCTCTCGACCTACTTCAAGCAGCTCTTCGCGCAGGTGACCAACCCCCCGATCGACCCCATCCGCGAGCGACTCGTGATGTCGCTGGCAGCGGGCTTGGGCCCCGAACGCAATATCCTAAAAGAGACCCCCGAGCACGCCAAGGTCCTCAACATCGAGAGCCCGATTCTCTTCGAACACCAGATCGAGGCCATTCAGGACCTGGACGAATTCCCCTGCCAGCTGCTCGACCTGACTTGGCCGGTGGCGGAGGGCGCGAAAGGACTCGAGCCGGCGCTGGATGCCTTATGCCAGTCGGCCGAGGAAGCGGTCGAAGACGGGAAGGTCATTTTGCTGCTCAGTGACCGCGGAGTCAGCCCCGAGCGCGTCGCCCTTCCGGCCCTCTTGGCGGTCGGCGCAGTCCACCATCACCTCAGTCGCAAGCGCACCCGCATGCGCTGTTCTCTGGTGGTGGAAACGGGTGAAGTGCGGGATCCCCACCAGCTGGCCGTGACCTTCGGCTACGGGGCGACCGCCATCTGCCCCTACCTCGGCTACGCCAGCATTCGCGATGAAATCGCCAAAGGAACCAAGGACTTCCAGGGCGTGGAAACTTTGCAGGCGCTCAAGAATTATCGCTACGGACTGGAAAAGGGCCTCCTCAAGATCATGTCCAAGATCGGCATTGGAGTCCTGAATAGCTACCAGGGTGCCCAGATCTTTGAAGCCATCGGTCTGGGCCAGGGCCTGGTGGACCGCTGCTTCACCGGCACCCATTCCAAGATCGACGGCATTGGCTTCCTCGACGTGGGCCAAGAAGCCCTCCAGCGCCATTTTTCGGGCTACGAAGGGGAGGAGAAGGCCTTGGGCGATCCCGGTTACAACATCTACCGCCGCAGCGGCGAAACCCATGTGGTCGACCCCGGGGTCATCAAGAACTTCCACACTTTTGTGAAATCGGGCAAATCGGAGGACTACGATGACTACGTCAAAGAAATCCTGAAAAGCCGCCCGGTGGGCCTCAAGGACGTCATGGAATGGGTCCCAGCCGCGTCGGGGCCGGTGCCCATCGATGAGGTGGAGCCCATCGAAGACATTCGCAGCCGCTTCACCACCGCCGCCATGTCCATGGGAGCGCTCAGCCCGGAGGCCCACGAAACGCTCGCCATTGCCATGAACCGGATCGGCGGCAAGTCGGACTCGGGCGAAGGGGGAGAAGACCCCAAGCGCTTCACCCCGTGGGCCAATGGCGACTGGGCCAACTCCAAGATCAAACAGATTGCCTCCGGTCGCTTCGGTGTGAGTGCGGAGTATCTGGTGAACGCCGAAGAGCTGGAAATCAAAATGGCTCAGGGAGCCAAGCCGGGGGAAGGCGGCCAGCTCCCCGCGCACAAAGTCACCGGCGTCATTGCCAAGCTTCGCAAAACCCAACCCGGCGTGCAGCTCATCAGCCCGCCTCCCCACCACGACATCTACTCCATCGAGGACCTGGCTCAGCTCATTCACGACCTGAAGGAAGTGAACCCCAAGGCCCGGGTCTGCGTGAAATTGGTGGCCGAGACGGGGGTGGGCACGATCGCGGCCGGGGTCGCCAAGGCCAATGCCGACATCATCCTGGTCTCCGGCTGGGAGGGGGGCACGGGGGCCTCGCCCCTTTCGTCCATCAAGCACGCCGGGCTCCCTTGGGAGTTGGGCGTGGCCGAGACCCAGCAAGTGCTTTTGCTAAACGGACTGCGCGACCGCATCACCCTGCGGACCGATGGGGGACTCCGCACAGGACAGGACATCATCACGGCCGCCATCCTGGGCGCGGAGGAATACAACTTTGGCACCATCGCCCTCATCGCCATGGGCTGCGTCTACGTCCGCAAGTGCCACCTGAATGTCTGCCCGGTGGGCGTGGCCACCACCTCGCCGAAATTCCGCGCCAAGTTCAAGGGCACCCCGGAAATGGTCGTCAATTTCTTCAATGGCGTGGCCGAGGAATGTCGCCAAATCATGGCCAACCTGGGCGTGCGCAGATTGAACGATCTCATCGGCCGGCCGGAGTTTCTCCGGCAGCGGGAAGTGCTCGACCACCCCAAAGCCAACACCATTTCCCTGGCGCCCATTCTCAAAAACGTGACCGCCAAGCAGGGAGAGCGCTACTGCGTGGAAGAGCGAAACGACGGCATCCACGAGCCACCGCTCGACGACCAGATCCTACTCGACGCCCGGGAAGCGATCGCCCAGAAAACGCCCGTCGAACTCTCCTACCCCATCCGGAATACTCACCGAAACATCGGCACCAAACTTACCGGAGAAATCGCCCGCCGCTACGGCGACCACGGCCTGCCCGAGGGCACCATTTCCCTCAGACTCCGAGGGAGTGCCGGACAGAGCTTCTGCACCTTCCTCTGCGGGGGCATCAAGATCGAGTTGAGCGGCGAGGCCAATGACTACGTCGGCAAAGGCATGTGTGGGGGGGAGATCATCATCAAGCCCTCCGACCAGGCGCACCCGGACTTCGTGCCGCACGCCAACTCCATCGTGGGCAACACCGTCATGTATGGAGCCACCGGTGGCTACCTCTTTGCCAACGGGCGAGGAGGCGAGCGCTTCTGCGTTCGCAATTCGGGCGGCACGGCCGTGGTAGAAGGCATTGGCGACCACGGCTGCGAATACATGACAAACGGCTTGGTCGTCGTCCTGGGCGGCGCTGGAAAAAACTTCGGGGCCGGCATGAGCGGGGGCACCGCCTACATCTATGACGAGAACGACACCTTCCATCGGATTTACAACGATGAAATGGTCGAGCCCGTCGCGCTCGAAGACCCCGAGGACATCGCCGTCGTGAAGCAGCTCATCACCCGTCACCAGGAGCTCACGGGCAGCCCGAAGGCCCAGCGTCTTCTGGACAACTGGGAAACCACCCTCCAAACCTTTCTCAAAGTCCAGCCCAAGGGTAAAAAGCCGGCCGCCAAAGTCGAGCCCGTGGCCGCCGCGGTCAAATGA